A stretch of the Nematostella vectensis chromosome 1, jaNemVect1.1, whole genome shotgun sequence genome encodes the following:
- the LOC5517093 gene encoding uncharacterized protein LOC5517093: MGLLPVALLFIFLSLGIANETIVSPVESDEGLPPEICGGPLTGNNGSFSSPEDADNPSIYMTNITCFWHLIIPDGSDAVISFSKFKTEGCCDYVKLTTQEGVLIGQFSGITTPNDVRVSSETTRMLDIVFHSDPTVARQGFTAHYTILRHVATSAPPVTALPDGLSLVSTFQTISNALSIIIHSTNLNLVSKNTSADQVLEFKNDLSDALASLLRLRSVSSHAPSKDEQKQINIALKHLNARAKQLVERMSVHVSPSVCRLPKKVGTCRASFTRWFYDKRNMVCRRFIFGGCGGNNNNFMSKRDCEALCKQVRPKQTRNTKPVTAGL, from the exons ATGGGACTTCTACCAGTGGCCCTGCTTTTCATATTCCTAAGTTTGGGAATCGCAAATGAAACGA TTGTTTCCCCCGTAGAATCAGACGAAGGCCTACCACCTGAGATTTGCGGGGGACCGCTGACCGGAAATAACGGTAGCTTCAGTAGCCCTGAAGACGCCGACAACCCGTCAATCTACATGACTAACATCACTTGTTTTTGGCATCTAATTATCCCGGATGGTAGCGATGCTGTTATCTCGTTCAGCAAGTTCAAGACGGAGGGGTG TTGTGACTACGTCAAGTTGACAACACAGGAGGGGGTTCTGATTGGTCAGTTTAGCGGCATTACGACTCCGAATGACGTCAGAGTAAGCAGTGAGACGACTCGAATGCTGGACATCGTGTTCCACTCGGACCCGACAGTGGCCAGGCAAGGATTCACAGCGCATTATACCATCCTCCGGCACGTAG CAACCTCAGCACCTCCGGTGACGGCGCTGCCCGATGGGTTATCGCTGGTCAG CACCTTTCAGACGATTTCCAACGCCCTGTCTATAATTATTCACTCG ACTAATCTTAATCTGGTTTCAAAGAATACGTCCGCAGACCAAGTCCTCGAATTTAAGA ATGACCTGTCGGATGCGTTGGCCTCTCTTTTGCGACTCAGAAGTGTATCATCACATGCTCCGAGCAAAGACGAACAGAAGCAGATCAACATCGCTCTGAAACACCTCAACGCAAGAGCGAAACAGCTGGTAGAGCGCATGTCAG TTCACGTGTCACCATCAGTCTGTCGTCTGCCAAAGAAAGTTGGCACGTGTCGAGCTTCTTTTACGCGCTGGTTCTACGACAAGCGTAATATGGTCTGTAGAAGGTTTATCTTTGGCGGGTGCGGGGGCAACAACAATAACTTTATGAGCAAGCGGGACTGTGAAGCCCTCTGCAAGCAGG TGCGTCCGAAGCAAACTAGAAACACCAAACCGGTCACGGCTGGTTTATAG
- the LOC116614552 gene encoding uncharacterized protein LOC116614552 codes for MFCSHCGRKLGDDGSTFCVFCGKELSKAVENKPFGRPASHVSTIKSFVGFKKGKDGKPTKKQLKDKNKPEEANDVIINIGLKVFSEEELKDKRGKKLAIKVNKHASYKELLEQAKSKWADFQRNLYSEGTEYVLLYEDGQEALFLPGTSKEFFTLEKYKQAALKDYKRITLYLCTVNDIEEFRKEERDSDSSEPEASCPVKRSNESDACIATEPPAKKLTTNHPTNNHPGPSGISTNSGSDWFYYDEIERLYGNDDSPPPSNNKTESPIPESEAGVIELLQEKVISDGKISMFMIIRRGTPVTRAITLWQRAAKKVNPVHVCRVKFVGEDGIDDGALAREFFSCIIPDIAKKFFPDGSPAYSTNDIATYRTIGEIVAASLGQGGPAPNFLAPCVFDTLVSLGDLDYSNSKDLQKHLTATECKLLKNIRQDIASSTDIIIDHGYTGPISDACADSILAAVTVSMLSRRELMLKELKKGMELYGLADIVTKHPKKCKGLFVMGHQEEVDGNYLFSLMKPQYSAVGSSRRTVEESVMDNFQDFIFSLEDKSQVCSYQEAMAWKAYGADRKDIDDDENEDNTDDGERFNVVDLSPSAVMGWLTGQKHRNLSKEISPIHVRFDHDCLKRNPKHTVCFPLVGACGREITLPVAHMASLDTFKQNFLLAFCKGQAFSKS; via the exons ATGTTTTGCTCTCATTGTGGTCGCAAGCTAGGCGATGATGGATCTACGTTTTGTGTTTTCTGCGGAAAAG AACTCTCCAAAGCAGTTGAAAACAAACCATTTGGTAGACCTGCTTCACATGTATCTACAATAAAATCATTCGTTGGTTTTAAGAAGGGAAAAGATGGCAAGCCGACAAAGAAACAGTTAAAAGACAAGAATAAACCTGAGGAGGCTAATGATGTAATCATTAACATTGGGTTGAAAGTATTTAGTGAGGAAGAGCTCAAGGATAAAAGAGGAAAGAAGTTGGCAATAAAAGTGAACAAGCATGCATCCTATAAGGAATTGCTCGAACAAGCGAAATCGAAATGGGCCGACTTTCAGAGAAACCTGTATTCCGAag GAACTGAATATGTCCTACTTTACGAAGACGGCCAAGAGGCTTTGTTCCTTCCTGGAACGTCCAAAGAGTTTTTCACCTTGGAAAAGTATAAGCAAGCAGCATTAAAGGACTACAAGCGCATAACGTTATATCTATGTACGGTCAATGACATAGAAGAATTTAGGAAAGAGGAAAGGGATAGTGACAGTTCTGAACCTGAAGCTTCTTGTCCAGTAAAGAGGAGCAACGAAAGTGATGCCTGCATAGCAACAGAGCCACCAGCCAAGAAACTAACAACAAATCATCCAACCAACAATCATCCAGGACCTTCAGGCATAAGTACCAACAGTGGTTCTGACTGGTTTTACTATGATGAAATTGAACGTCTTTATGGCAATGATGACAGCCCTCCACcaagcaacaacaaaacagaatCGCCTATCCCAGAAAGCGAAGCTGGTGTTATTGAACTATTGCAAGAAAAGGTCATCTCTGATGGGAAAATATCCATGTTCATGATCATTAGAAGGGGTACACCAGTAACCAGGGCTATCACATTGTGGCAAAGAGCAGCTAAGAAAGTTAATCCTGTTCATGTGTGTCGTGTGAAGTTTGTAGGAGAAGACGGAATCGATGATGGTGCTTTGGCACGTGAGTTTTTTTCATGTATCATTCCCGATATAGCGAAAAAATTCTTCCCAGATGGAAGTCCTGCTTATTCTACCAATGACATTGCCACTTATAGAACAATTGGGGAAATTGTTGCAGCTAGCTTGGGCCAGGGAGGCCCAGCCCCAAACTTTCTGGCCCCCTGTGTGTTTGACACGCTGGTGTCACTTGGAGATCTTGACTACTCCAACAGCAAAGATCTTCAAAAACATTTGACTGCAACAGAATGTAAGCTGTTGAAAAATATCAGGCAGGATATTGCCAGTAGCACTGATATTATAATTGACCATGGCTACACAGGGCCCATATCCGATGCATGTGCTGACTCTATTCTTGCTGCTGTTACTGTCAGTATGCTCAGCAGACGGGAGTTGATGTTAAAAGAACTAAAGAAGGGAATGGAGCTGTATGGATTGGCTGACATAGTCACCAAGCACCCAAAGAAATGCAAAGGTCTGTTTGTTATGGGCCACCAAGAGGAAGTCGACGGGAATTACTTATTTTCTCTCATGAAACCGCAGTATTCAGCTGTGGGAAGCTCTCGTCGGACCGTAGAAGAgtcagtaatggacaacttcCAAGACTTCATATTCAGCCTTGAGGATAAATCACAAGTCTGTAGCTACCAAGAGGCGATGGCATGGAAAGCCTATGGTGCTGATAGAAAAGATatcgatgatgatgaaaatgaagACAATACTGATGATGGTGAACGGTTCAATGTAGTTGATCTGAGCCCAAGTGCAGTTATGGGCTGGTTAACTGGCCAAAAGCACCGAAATCTCAGCAAGGAAATCTCTCCAATTCATGTAAGGTTTGACCATGATTGCCTTAAGAGGAACCCAAAGCACACAGTTTGCTTTCCCCTTGTTGGGGCATGTGGGAGGGAGATAACCCTTCCAGTTGCCCACATGGCATCGTTAGATACTTTTAAGCAAAACTTTTTATTAGCTTTTTGTAAGGGCCAGGCATTTTCAAAatcttaa